The sequence ACGTGGCGCACAAGCTACAAACGTTCAAAAAGCTTAATCCTAGCAGATGGCAGACCCTAAATGAAGGGTCTGTTTTTTTATTTACTTTGGACGTACTAGTATTTACATAGGGATGGAGAGTTTATAGGAGCACAGTCGTCTACGGGATGCTGATATGTCACCAGGAAGTTATTGGTCAGGAGTTTTTAACGGACGTGTTAAGAGAATATGAGATTTAAATTAAGCCCTAATTGTAGCTTTAGAACAGAGTTTGATAAGTTTTAAAGGTTAATCGTTTATAAAAAAATTGATCAAGAATCCTGTGTTGTGCAGGGTTCTTTCTCATTTTAAGCAATCGTGCCGGATTGTTGAAGAAGGACATTACTGAATTTACAGATATCTATGAAGGAAGTTTTTTTCATTCCGCAAAGCTATCTATATCATAGCAACGCAAAAATGGAAGAACAAAAGAAACCTATACATGCCCTAGTTTTCTATAAATAGTTTTTCTACCATTTTGATAATTTGTCCAATCCTCTTTCCTTACTCTGAATAAACTGAAGTTAGAGAAGTTCACTTTTATCAAAGAAAGAGAGTGATTAATGATGTCAAGATTTATTTCAGGATTTGAAGAACTCTGTGAGAAACTAGCGAGGATTCTTAAAGGTACACCTTTTCATGAAGATGGTGAATGTACGATTATGATTGAAAGAGACCTTGATGTAGAAATACTTGGAAAACCATACAAAACGGAGCATGAGATTACTGTCCAATCATTAGAACATGGAGAATCTCTAAATACAGGTGAACTAGTTGTTTTGCAAAAAGAAGTAAATCCTTTACTCGTAGCTTTAAAAAAGCAAGGCTTTTTAGTCACAGCAATACACAACCATTGGCTTTTTGACAAACCAAAACTTATGTACATTCACATTGAATCAGTGGACGAGCCTGTTGAATTTGCTAAAAAACTAAGAGATGCTTTAAGTGTTTTAGATTAAAAGATATGGCGGTCAAATAAATTTGACTGCCATATCTTTTTATAATAGCTTTTTTATCTTTTCGTCAAGAAAATATTTACGTTTACATTTATGTTTTTATCATTGATTGCATATAACAGGTTAGATAAACCTTGCACTTTTTCTATATTGAGCCGATTCATTCACTCAATCGACAGAGAAAGCCGCGTTCAAAAATAAACCGCAAAGGGTGATTCTTTCATGGCGAGAAGAGTCGCAAAAAATGGTCGTGGTAAACGGGATCGACGCAAAAGAACTGTTTAACAAGGTCAA is a genomic window of Niallia sp. XMNu-256 containing:
- a CDS encoding DUF1259 domain-containing protein, translated to MSRFISGFEELCEKLARILKGTPFHEDGECTIMIERDLDVEILGKPYKTEHEITVQSLEHGESLNTGELVVLQKEVNPLLVALKKQGFLVTAIHNHWLFDKPKLMYIHIESVDEPVEFAKKLRDALSVLD